A genomic region of Pseudorca crassidens isolate mPseCra1 chromosome 10, mPseCra1.hap1, whole genome shotgun sequence contains the following coding sequences:
- the TCTE1 gene encoding dynein regulatory complex subunit 5, with protein MEETQITPPPSVPSWSSTSTQDQSFTAGQASSTGPQPSKSSVIPPPVKSKGPSSGAGVRRMRRIIAEDAEWSVAIVPLLTELCIQHIVKNFQNNPILKQLLPEHQKKVLNQLSPDLPLAVTANLIEDENYWRRCCTQRWPVCHVDEHGGSWKRMFFELHLENLLKHFIPGTTDPEVILSLLPLCRNYVHTIRVDQFLPPVQLPPPLRGGDQSDSSSEGEMEEEPAMGHYQLGDLVAGLSHLEELDLVYGVKDCGMNFEWNLFLFTYRDCHSLAATVKACHTLKIFRLTRSKVDDDKARILICSLLDHAALEELDLSHNLIGDRGARAAAKLLGHSRLRVLNLANNQVRAPGAQSLAHALAHNSNLVSLSLRLNCIEDEGGQALAHALQTNKCLTTLHLGGNELSEPTATLLSQVLSINTTLTSINLSCNHIGLDGGKQLLEGMSDNKTLLEFDLRLSGIAQESEYLIGQALCANREAARQRALSSSHGQGP; from the exons ATGGAGGAAACCCAGATAACACCCCCACCGTCGGTCCCCAGCTGGTCCTCAACCTCCACCCAGGACCAGTCCTTCACTGCCGGCCAAGCTTCAAGCACAGGCCCACAGCCCTCAAAGTCCTCTGTCATCCCACCCCCAGTGAAGTCCAAGGGCCCGAGTTCCGGGGCTGGGGTACGTCGGATGCGCAGGATCATCGCTGAGGATGCTGAGTGGTCAGTGGCCATTGTGCCTCTCCTCACAGAACTCTGCATTCAACACATTGTCAAGAACTTCCAGA ACAACCCtatcctgaagcagctgctcccagAGCATCAGAAGAAGGTCCTGAACCAACTGTCCCCCGACCTGCCGCTGGCTGTGACCGCCAACCTGATAGAGGATGAGAACTACTGGCGCCGCTGCTGCACGCAACGCTGGCCCGTGTGCCACGTGGACGAGCACGGCGGCAGCTGGAAGCGCATGTTCTTCGAGCTGCACCTGGAGAACCTGCTGAAGCACTTCATCCCCGGCACCACGGACCCCGAGGTGATCCTCAGCCTGCTGCCGCTCTGCAGGAACTACGTGCACACGATCCGGGTGGATCAGTTCCTTCCGCCCGTGCAGCTCCCGCCCCCACTTCGGGGCGGGGATCAGTCCGACTCCAGCAGTGAAGGAGAGATGGAGGAGGAGCCGGCCATGGGCCACTACCAACTGGGCGACCTGGTGGCTGGCCTGAGCCACCTGGAGGAGCTGGACCTGGTGTACGGTGTCAAGGACTGTGGCATGAACTTCGAGTGGAACCTCTTCCTCTTCACCTACCGCGACTGCCACTCCCTGGCAGCCACAGTCAAGGCATGCCACACGCTCAAG ATCTTCAGGCTGACCCGAAGCAAGGTGGACGACGACAAGGCCCGCATCCTCATCTGCAGCCTCCTGGACCACGCGGCCCTAGAGGAGCTGGACCTGTCACACAACCTCATCGGAGACCGGGGCGCGCGCGCCGCCGCCAAGCTGCTGGGCCACAGCCGCCTGCGCGTGCTCAACCTCGCCAACAACCAGGTGCGCGCGCCCGGCGCCCAGTCGCTGGCTCACGCCCTGGCGCACAACAGCAACCTCGTCTCCCTCAGCCTGCGCCTCAACTGCATCGAGGATGAGGGCGGCCAGGCGCTCGCCCACGCCCTGCAGACCAACAAGTGCCTCACCACACTGCACCTCGGGGGCAACGAGCTGTCCGAGCCCACTGCCACGCTCCTCTCCCAGGTGCTGTCCATCAACACCACGCTCACTAGCATCAACCTGTCCTGCAACCACATCGGGCTG GATGGCGGGAAGCAGCTTCTAGAAGGCATGTCAGACAACAAGACCCTCCTGGAGTTTGATTTGCGCCTGTCAGGTATCGCCCAGGAGAGCGAGTATCTCATCGGCCAGGCCCTCTGTGCCAACCGTGAAGCAGCCCGCCAGCGGGCCCTGAGTTCCAGCCACGGCCAAGGGCCCTGA
- the TMEM151B gene encoding transmembrane protein 151B, with protein MSPPGSAAGESGGGGGGGGGGPGVPEEPTAAAADEGPAREEQRPIQPSFTKSLCRESHWKCLLLSLLMYGCLGAVAWCHVTTVTRLTFSSAYQGNSLMYHDSPCSNGYVYIPLAFLLMLYAVYLVECWHCQARHELQHRVDVSSVRERVGRMQQATPCIWWKAISYHYVRRTRQVTRYRNGDAYTTTQVYHERVNTHVAEAEFDYERCGVRDVSKALVGLEGAPATRLRFTKCFSFASVEAENAYLCQRARFFAENEGLDDYMEAREGMHLKNVDFREFMVAFPDPARPPWYACSSAFWAAALLTLSWPLRVLAEYRTAYAHYHVEKLFGLEGPSSASGSAGGGLSPSDELLPPLTHRLPRVNTVDSTELEWHIRSNQQLVPSYSEAVLMDLAGLGARCAGGAAGGYAPTCRYGGVGGPGAAGLAPYRRSCEHCQRAVSSSSIFSRSALSICASPRAGPGPGGGAGCGGSRFSLGRLYGSRRSCLWRSRSGSVNEASCPTEQTRLSSQASMGDDEDDEDEEEGGPPPPYHDALYFPVLIVHRQEGCLGHGHRPLHRHGSCVETSL; from the exons ATGTCCCCCCCTGGCTCGGCCGCGGGCgagagcggcggcggcggcggcggcggcggtggtggcCCCGGGGTCCCGGAGGAGcccacggcggcggcggcggacgaGGGCCCCGCCCGAGAGGAG CAGCGTCCCATCCAGCCCTCTTTCACCAAGTCCCTCTGCCGTGAGTCCCACTGGAAGTGCCTGCTCCTCTCGCTGCTCATGTACGGCTGCCTGGGGGCCGTGGCCTGGTGCCACGTCACCACGGTGACCCGCCTCACCTTCAGCAGCGCCTACCAGGGCAACAGCCTCATGTACCACGACAGCCCCTGCTCCAACGGCTATGTCTACATCCCCCTGGCTTTCCTGCTCATGCTGTACGCTGTCTACCTGGTGGAGTGCTGGCATTGCCAAGCCCGCCACGAGCTGCAGCACCGCGTGGATGTGAGCAGCGTGCGGGAGCGCGTGGGCCGCATGCAGCAGGCCACGCCATGTATCTGGTGGAAGGCCATCAGCTACCACTATGTCCGCCGCACCCGCCAGGTCACCCGATACCGCAATGGAGACGCCTACACCACCACCCAG GTCTACCATGAGCGCGTCAACACGCACGTGGCCGAGGCCGAGTTCGACTACGAGCGCTGTGGCGTCCGCGACGTGTCCAAGGCGCTGGTGGGGCTGGAGGGCGCGCCTGCCACGCGCCTGCGCTTCACCAAGTGCTTCAGTTTCGCCAGCGTGGAGGCCGAGAACGCGTACCTGTGCCAGCGCGCGCGCTTCTTCGCCGAGAACGAGGGCTTGGACGACTACATGGAGGCGCGCGAGGGCATGCACCTCAAGAATGTGGACTTCCGCGAATTCATGGTGGCCTTCCCCGACCCGGCCAGGCCACCTTGGTACGCCTGCTCGTCGGCGTTCTGGGCTGCGGCGCTGCTCACGCTGTCGTGGCCGCTGCGCGTGCTGGCCGAGTACCGCACGGCCTATGCGCACTACCACGTGGAGAAGCTTTTCGGCCTGGAGGGCCCGAGCTCGGCCAGCGGCAGCGCGGGCGGCGGCCTCAGCCCCAGCGACGAGCTATTGCCCCCGCTCACGCACCGCCTGCCGCGGGTCAACACGGTGGACAGCACGGAGCTCGAGTGGCACATACGCTCCAACCAGCAGCTGGTGCCCAGCTACTCGGAGGCGGTGCTCATGGACCTggcggggctgggcgcgcgctGTGCTGGGGGCGCGGCGGGCGGCTACGCGCCCACGTGCCGCTACGGTGGGGTGGGTGGCCCAGGCGCAGCGGGCCTGGCCCCGTACAGGCGCAGCTGCGAGCACTGCCAGCGCGCCGTCAGTAGCTCGTCCATCTTCTCGCGCAGCGCTCTTAGCATCTGCGCCAGCCCTCGGGCCGGACCGGGGCCTGGCGGCGGGGCGGGCTGCGGGGGCAGCCGCTTCTCCCTGGGCCGCCTCTACGGCTCCCGGCGCAGCTGCCTGTGGCGCAGCCGGAGCGGGAGCGTCAACGAGGCGAGCTGCCCCACCGAGCAGACGCGGCTGTCCAGCCAGGCCAGCATGGGGGACGACGAGGACGACGAAGACGAGGAGGAGGGCGGGCCGCCGCCGCCCTACCACGACGCCCTCTACTTCCCCGTGCTCATCGTGCACCGGCAGGAGGGATGTCTGGGCCACGGCCACCGGCCGTTGCACCGCCACGGCTCCTGCGTAGAGACCTCACTGTGA